From the Streptomyces sp. KMM 9044 genome, one window contains:
- a CDS encoding DeoR/GlpR family DNA-binding transcription regulator — MFAAERRQLILEMVRANGAVSLRELARVVHTSEVTVRRDVRALEAEGLLDRRHGGAVLPGGFTRESGFPQKSHLATAEKTAIADLAASFVEEGEAVVVGAGTTMQELARRLARVSGLTVVTNSLLVAQALAHANRVEVVMTGGTLRGSNYALVGSGAEQSLQGLRVSRAFLSGSGLTAERGLSTSNMLSASVDRALVQAAAEVVVLADHGKLGMDTMFQTVPTDLITRLVTDEPPAHDDRAGTELQALADQGVQIAVAGAPGGAAGPGGDGAPARQQQRRDMPLPGPRRQGPGLRSAVGRGAAEQAQGAERARVADLRRR, encoded by the coding sequence GTGTTCGCTGCAGAACGTCGTCAATTGATCCTCGAAATGGTGCGAGCGAACGGGGCCGTGTCGCTCCGTGAGCTCGCCCGCGTCGTCCATACCTCCGAAGTGACCGTACGGCGGGACGTGCGCGCGCTGGAGGCAGAAGGACTCCTCGACCGCCGGCATGGCGGTGCGGTACTGCCGGGTGGTTTCACGCGAGAGTCCGGCTTCCCGCAGAAGTCCCATCTCGCGACCGCCGAGAAGACCGCCATCGCCGACCTCGCCGCGAGTTTCGTGGAGGAGGGCGAGGCCGTCGTGGTCGGTGCGGGCACCACCATGCAGGAGCTGGCGCGCCGGCTGGCCCGGGTGTCCGGGCTGACCGTCGTCACCAACTCCCTGCTCGTGGCCCAGGCGTTGGCGCACGCCAACCGGGTCGAGGTGGTGATGACCGGCGGTACGCTGCGCGGCTCCAACTACGCCCTCGTCGGCAGCGGTGCCGAACAGTCCCTCCAGGGGCTGCGGGTGTCCAGGGCCTTCCTCTCCGGGAGCGGGCTGACCGCCGAACGCGGGCTGTCCACGTCCAACATGCTGTCGGCCTCCGTCGACCGGGCGCTGGTACAGGCCGCCGCGGAGGTGGTGGTTCTCGCCGACCACGGCAAGCTCGGCATGGACACCATGTTCCAGACCGTGCCCACGGACCTCATCACCCGCCTGGTGACGGACGAGCCGCCCGCGCACGACGACCGCGCGGGCACCGAGTTGCAGGCCCTCGCCGACCAGGGCGTCCAGATCGCCGTGGCCGGAGCGCCGGGAGGTGCCGCGGGCCCGGGGGGTGACGGGGCCCCGGCACGGCAGCAGCAGCGCCGGGACATGCCGCTGCCGGGGCCGCGCCGACAGGGGCCGGGGCTGCGGTCGGCGGTGGGCCGGGGGGCGGCCGAGCAGGCCCAGGGCGCGGAGCGGGCACGGGTCGCGGACCTGCGCAGGCGGTGA
- a CDS encoding acetyl/propionyl/methylcrotonyl-CoA carboxylase subunit alpha codes for MRKVLIANRGEIAVRVARACRDAGISSVAVYADPDRDALHVRAADEAFALGGDTPATSYLDIGKVLKAARESGADAIHPGYGFLSENADFAQAVLDAGLVWIGPPPQAIRDLGDKVAARHIAQRAGAPLVAGTPDPVSGADEVVAFAEEHGLPIAIKAAFGGGGRGLKVARTLEEVPELYESAVREAVAAFGRGECFVERYLDKPRHVETQCLADRHGNVVVVSTRDCSLQRRHQKLVEEAPAPFLSDAQVAELYSSSKAILKEAGYVGAGTVEFLVGLDGTVSFLEVNTRLQVEHPVTEEVSGLDLVREMFRIADGEVLGYDDPPLRGHSFEFRINGEDPGRGFLPAPGTVTTFAPPSGPGVRLDAGVESGSVIGPAWDSLLAKLIVTGRTREEALQRAARALDEFQVEGMATAVPFHRAVVRDPAFAPELTGSRDPFTVHTRWIETEYVNETKPFTAGADAEAEEEADRETVVVEVGGKRLEVSLPASLGMSLARTGLAAGARPKRRAAKKSGPSASGDALASPMQGTIVKIAVEEGQEVKEGDLVVVLEAMKMEQPLNAHRSGTVKGLSAEVGASVTSGAVICEIKD; via the coding sequence GTGCGCAAGGTGCTCATCGCCAACCGTGGCGAAATCGCTGTCCGCGTGGCCCGGGCCTGCCGGGATGCCGGTATCTCGAGCGTGGCCGTCTACGCGGACCCGGACCGGGACGCTCTGCATGTCCGCGCAGCGGATGAGGCGTTCGCCCTGGGCGGTGACACTCCCGCGACCAGCTACCTCGACATCGGCAAAGTCCTGAAGGCCGCCCGCGAGTCGGGAGCCGACGCCATCCACCCCGGCTACGGCTTCCTCTCCGAGAACGCCGACTTCGCCCAGGCGGTCCTCGACGCCGGACTCGTCTGGATCGGCCCGCCGCCGCAGGCCATCCGCGACCTCGGCGACAAGGTCGCCGCCCGCCACATCGCCCAGCGCGCCGGCGCCCCCCTGGTGGCCGGTACGCCCGACCCGGTGTCCGGCGCCGACGAGGTCGTCGCCTTCGCCGAGGAGCACGGCCTGCCGATCGCGATCAAGGCCGCGTTCGGCGGTGGCGGCCGCGGCCTGAAGGTCGCCCGCACCCTCGAAGAGGTCCCGGAGCTGTACGAGTCCGCGGTCCGCGAGGCGGTGGCCGCCTTCGGCCGCGGCGAGTGCTTCGTCGAGCGCTACCTGGACAAGCCGCGGCACGTGGAGACCCAGTGCCTGGCCGACCGGCACGGCAACGTGGTCGTCGTCTCCACCCGTGACTGCTCGCTGCAGCGCCGCCACCAGAAGCTGGTCGAGGAGGCCCCGGCGCCGTTCCTGTCCGACGCGCAGGTCGCCGAGCTCTACTCGTCCTCGAAGGCCATCCTGAAGGAGGCCGGCTACGTCGGCGCCGGCACGGTGGAGTTCCTGGTCGGCCTCGACGGCACGGTCTCCTTCCTGGAGGTCAACACCCGTCTCCAGGTGGAACACCCGGTCACCGAGGAGGTCTCCGGCCTCGACCTGGTGCGCGAGATGTTCCGCATCGCTGACGGCGAGGTCCTCGGCTACGACGACCCGCCGCTGCGCGGCCACTCCTTCGAGTTCCGGATCAACGGCGAGGACCCGGGCCGCGGCTTCCTTCCCGCCCCCGGCACGGTCACCACGTTCGCCCCGCCGTCCGGCCCGGGCGTGCGCCTGGACGCGGGCGTCGAGTCCGGCTCGGTCATCGGCCCGGCCTGGGACTCCCTGCTGGCCAAGCTGATCGTCACCGGCCGCACCCGCGAGGAAGCGCTCCAGCGGGCCGCCCGCGCCCTGGACGAGTTCCAGGTCGAGGGCATGGCCACCGCCGTCCCGTTCCACCGCGCCGTGGTCAGGGACCCCGCGTTCGCCCCCGAACTCACCGGTTCCCGGGACCCGTTCACGGTCCACACCCGCTGGATCGAGACCGAGTACGTCAACGAGACCAAGCCCTTCACCGCCGGCGCGGACGCCGAGGCCGAGGAGGAGGCCGACCGGGAGACCGTCGTCGTCGAGGTCGGCGGCAAGCGTCTCGAGGTCTCCCTGCCCGCCTCGCTCGGCATGTCGCTGGCCCGCACGGGCCTCGCGGCCGGGGCCAGGCCCAAGCGCCGGGCGGCGAAGAAGTCCGGTCCCTCGGCCTCGGGCGACGCCCTCGCCTCCCCGATGCAGGGCACCATCGTGAAGATCGCGGTGGAGGAGGGCCAGGAGGTCAAGGAGGGCGACCTCGTCGTCGTCCTGGAGGCCATGAAGATGGAACAGCCCCTCAACGCCCACCGCTCCGGCACCGTCAAAGGCCTGAGCGCGGAGGTCGGCGCGTCCGTCACGTCCGGCGCGGTCATCTGCGAGATCAAGGACTGA
- a CDS encoding gamma-glutamylcyclotransferase, whose protein sequence is MSLYAAYAGNLDARLMSRRAPHSPLRATGWLNGWRLTFGGENRGLPRSGGPGGGLPTEDGSGNGALATIVEDHFAQVFVALYDITPVDEESLDRWEGTGLDIYRRTRVRVHTLDGEESAWTYVLNTYEGGLPSARYLGEVADAAESAGAPHDYVMELRKRPC, encoded by the coding sequence ATGTCGCTCTACGCCGCCTACGCCGGCAACCTCGACGCGCGGCTGATGTCCCGCCGCGCCCCGCACTCGCCACTGCGCGCCACCGGCTGGCTGAACGGGTGGCGCCTGACCTTCGGGGGCGAGAACCGGGGTCTGCCCCGGTCGGGCGGCCCCGGCGGCGGCCTCCCGACCGAGGACGGGAGCGGGAACGGGGCCCTGGCGACCATCGTCGAGGACCACTTCGCACAGGTCTTCGTCGCGCTGTACGACATCACCCCCGTGGACGAGGAGTCCCTCGACCGCTGGGAGGGCACGGGCCTGGACATATACCGGCGCACCCGCGTCCGCGTGCACACCCTGGACGGCGAGGAATCCGCCTGGACCTACGTCCTGAACACCTACGAGGGCGGCCTGCCCTCGGCCCGCTACCTGGGCGAGGTCGCCGACGCGGCGGAGTCCGCCGGCGCGCCCCACGACTACGTGATGGAACTGCGCAAGCGCCCCTGCTGA
- a CDS encoding NAD(P)H-quinone dehydrogenase, whose protein sequence is MEYVTRIVIIGGGPGGYEAALVAAQLGAEVTVVDSDGLGGASVLTDCVPSKTLIATAEVMTTFDSSYEELGIIVADDTPPEKQAARVVGVDLGKVNRRVKRLALAQSHDITASVTRAGARVLRGRGRLEGMQALDGSRKVVVRAADGTEETLTADAVLIATGGKPRELADALPDGERILNWTQVYDLNELPEELIVVGSGVTGAEFAGAYQALGSKVTLVSSRDRVLPGEDPDAAVVLEDVFRRRGMNVMARSRAQSAKRAGDRVEVTLADGRVITGSHCLMAVGAVPNSAGMGLEEAGVRLRESGHIWTDRVSRTSAPGVYAAGDVTGVFALASVAAMQGRIAMYHFLGDAVAPLNLKTVSSNVFTDPEIATVGYTQADVDAGKIDARVVKLPLLRNPRAKMQGIRDGFVKIFCRPGTEIVVGGVVVAPRASELIHPISLAVDNNLTVEQIANAFTVYPSLSGSIAEVARQLHTRKVPGEA, encoded by the coding sequence ATGGAGTACGTGACTCGGATCGTGATCATCGGTGGCGGACCCGGCGGATACGAAGCGGCGCTGGTCGCCGCGCAGCTCGGCGCGGAGGTGACCGTCGTCGACAGCGACGGCCTGGGCGGGGCGTCGGTCCTCACCGACTGCGTGCCGTCGAAGACCCTGATCGCCACGGCCGAGGTGATGACCACCTTCGACTCCTCCTACGAGGAGCTGGGCATCATCGTCGCCGACGACACCCCGCCCGAGAAGCAGGCCGCCCGGGTCGTGGGCGTGGACCTGGGGAAGGTGAACCGCCGGGTGAAGCGGCTGGCCCTGGCCCAGTCGCACGACATCACGGCGTCCGTGACGCGGGCCGGTGCGCGGGTGCTGCGCGGCCGTGGGCGGCTCGAGGGCATGCAGGCCCTGGACGGCTCGCGCAAGGTCGTCGTCCGGGCCGCCGACGGGACCGAGGAGACGCTGACCGCCGACGCGGTCCTCATCGCCACCGGCGGCAAGCCGCGCGAGCTGGCCGACGCGTTGCCGGACGGCGAGCGCATCCTGAACTGGACCCAGGTGTACGACCTGAACGAGCTCCCCGAGGAGCTCATCGTGGTCGGATCCGGTGTGACCGGCGCCGAGTTCGCCGGCGCGTACCAGGCGCTGGGCTCGAAGGTGACGCTCGTGTCGTCGCGCGACCGGGTGCTGCCGGGCGAGGACCCGGACGCCGCCGTGGTGCTGGAGGACGTCTTCCGCCGACGCGGCATGAACGTCATGGCGCGCTCGCGCGCGCAGTCCGCCAAGCGGGCCGGGGACCGGGTGGAGGTGACCCTCGCGGACGGGCGGGTCATCACCGGGTCGCACTGCCTGATGGCCGTCGGCGCCGTCCCGAACTCCGCGGGCATGGGGCTCGAGGAGGCCGGGGTCAGGCTGCGCGAGTCGGGGCACATCTGGACCGACCGGGTCTCCCGCACCAGCGCCCCCGGCGTGTACGCGGCCGGTGACGTCACCGGGGTCTTCGCGCTGGCGTCGGTGGCGGCGATGCAGGGGCGCATCGCCATGTACCACTTCCTGGGCGACGCGGTCGCTCCGCTGAACCTGAAGACCGTCTCGTCGAACGTGTTCACCGACCCCGAGATCGCCACCGTCGGCTACACCCAGGCCGACGTCGACGCGGGCAAGATCGACGCGCGGGTCGTGAAGCTGCCGCTGCTGCGCAACCCCCGCGCGAAGATGCAGGGCATCCGCGACGGATTCGTCAAGATCTTCTGCCGGCCGGGCACCGAGATCGTCGTGGGCGGCGTGGTGGTCGCGCCGCGCGCCTCGGAACTGATCCACCCCATCTCGCTCGCGGTCGACAACAACCTGACGGTCGAGCAGATCGCGAACGCCTTCACCGTGTACCCCTCCCTGTCGGGATCGATCGCCGAGGTGGCACGGCAGCTGCACACACGGAAGGTGCCCGGGGAAGCCTGA
- the mmpB gene encoding morphogenic membrane protein MmpB, with translation MLWSDPENEPPKELRDTQEMLRRLSVLVALAMVLAMIMIGVR, from the coding sequence ATGCTGTGGTCCGACCCCGAGAACGAGCCGCCGAAGGAACTGCGTGACACGCAGGAGATGTTGCGGCGGCTGAGCGTTCTCGTGGCGCTGGCCATGGTCCTCGCGATGATCATGATCGGCGTGCGGTGA
- a CDS encoding acyl-CoA carboxylase epsilon subunit encodes MTIKVVRGNPTPEELAAALAVVRVRAAAASAVPSGAPVPRDSWSDPSRLAGHRLPQPGPAAWSRTYWPS; translated from the coding sequence ATGACGATCAAGGTCGTACGGGGCAACCCGACCCCGGAGGAGCTGGCCGCCGCACTGGCGGTGGTCCGGGTGCGCGCCGCGGCGGCGTCCGCCGTGCCGTCCGGCGCGCCCGTTCCCCGCGACTCCTGGTCCGACCCGTCCCGCCTCGCCGGCCACCGCCTGCCCCAGCCGGGGCCGGCGGCCTGGTCACGCACATACTGGCCGAGCTGA
- a CDS encoding biotin--[acetyl-CoA-carboxylase] ligase, producing the protein MTKSPDDEGETGPDLPPGPKGGSGRWSDLDRPPLNAAGLRRGLVRDGGLWRQVDVVQRTGSTNSDLVARADEGTADEGAVLVAEEQTAARGRLDRQWTAPARSGLFFSVLLRPTEVPVARWGWLPLLTGVAVATGLSRTAGVDTALKWPNDLLVTVGGEERKAAGILAERAGDDGVVIGVGINVSLRTDELPVPTAGSLALAGAVTTDRDPLLRGVLRSLEGWYRRWREAGGDPVASGLQETYAAGCATLGRAVRAELPGDRVLLGEAVAVDGDGRLVLATEEGMQEPVGAGDIVHVRPVVP; encoded by the coding sequence ATGACGAAGTCACCGGATGACGAAGGCGAGACCGGCCCGGACCTCCCGCCCGGGCCGAAAGGCGGGTCGGGACGCTGGTCCGATCTCGACCGTCCGCCGTTGAACGCCGCAGGCCTGCGCAGAGGCCTGGTGCGCGACGGCGGGCTGTGGCGGCAGGTCGACGTGGTGCAGCGCACCGGATCCACCAACTCCGACCTCGTGGCCCGCGCCGACGAGGGGACGGCCGACGAGGGGGCCGTGCTCGTCGCCGAGGAGCAGACCGCCGCGCGGGGCCGCCTGGACCGGCAGTGGACGGCGCCGGCCCGCTCCGGTCTCTTCTTCTCCGTACTGCTCCGGCCCACCGAGGTGCCGGTGGCCCGCTGGGGCTGGCTGCCGCTGCTCACCGGCGTCGCGGTGGCCACCGGACTGTCCCGTACGGCGGGTGTCGACACGGCCCTGAAGTGGCCCAACGACCTTCTCGTCACCGTCGGTGGCGAGGAGCGCAAGGCCGCCGGAATCCTCGCGGAGCGGGCCGGGGACGACGGGGTGGTGATCGGCGTCGGGATCAACGTCAGCCTGCGCACCGACGAGCTGCCGGTGCCCACCGCCGGGTCGCTGGCGCTGGCCGGCGCGGTGACCACGGACCGGGACCCGCTGCTGCGGGGCGTGCTGCGGTCGCTGGAGGGGTGGTACCGGCGCTGGCGGGAGGCGGGCGGCGACCCGGTCGCGAGCGGCCTGCAGGAGACGTACGCGGCGGGGTGCGCGACCCTCGGGCGGGCGGTGCGCGCCGAGCTGCCGGGGGACCGGGTACTGCTGGGCGAGGCGGTCGCCGTGGACGGGGACGGGCGCCTGGTACTGGCGACGGAGGAGGGGATGCAGGAACCGGTGGGAGCGGGCGACATCGTGCACGTACGTCCCGTCGTCCCGTAG
- a CDS encoding acyl-CoA carboxylase subunit beta, producing the protein MSEPEVQQPDIHTTAGKLADLRRRIHEATHAGSERAVEKQHAKGKLTARERIGLLLDEGSFVELDEFARHRSTNFGLDANRPYGDGVVTGYGTVDGRPVAVFSQDFTVFGGALGEVYGQKIVKVMDFALRTGCPVVGINDSGGARIQEGVASLGAYGEIFRRNTHASGVIPQISLVVGPCAGGAVYSPAITDFTVMVDRTSHMFITGPDVIKTVTGEDVGFEELGGARTHNSTSGVAHHMAGDEKDAIEYVKQLLSYLPSNNLSEPPAYPEEADLTVTDEDRELDTIVPDSANQPYDMHAVLEHILDDGEFFETQALFAPNIVTGYGRVEGRPVGIVANQPMQFAGCLDITASEKAARFVRTCDAFNVPVLTFVDVPGFLPGVDQEHDGIIRRGAKLIFAYAEATVPLITVITRKAFGGAYDVMGSKHLGADINLAWPTAQIAVMGAQGAVNILHRRTIAESESAGEGEGAATRARLMQEYEDALLNPYVAAERGYIDAVIMPSDTRRHIVRGLRQLRTKRGSLPPKKHGNIPL; encoded by the coding sequence ATGTCCGAGCCGGAAGTGCAGCAGCCCGACATTCATACGACCGCGGGCAAGCTCGCGGATCTGAGGCGTCGCATCCACGAGGCGACGCACGCCGGTTCGGAACGTGCCGTGGAGAAGCAGCACGCCAAGGGCAAGCTGACGGCCCGGGAGCGGATCGGTCTGCTGCTCGACGAGGGGTCGTTCGTCGAACTGGACGAGTTCGCCCGGCACCGTTCCACCAACTTCGGGCTGGACGCCAACCGCCCCTACGGCGACGGTGTGGTGACCGGCTACGGCACCGTCGACGGCCGCCCGGTCGCCGTGTTCTCGCAGGACTTCACGGTCTTCGGCGGAGCGCTGGGCGAAGTGTACGGACAGAAGATCGTCAAGGTCATGGACTTCGCCCTGAGGACCGGCTGCCCGGTCGTCGGGATCAACGACTCCGGCGGCGCCCGGATCCAGGAGGGCGTGGCCTCGCTGGGCGCCTACGGCGAGATCTTCCGCCGCAACACCCATGCCTCCGGGGTGATCCCGCAGATCAGCCTGGTCGTCGGCCCGTGCGCGGGCGGCGCGGTCTACTCCCCGGCGATCACCGACTTCACGGTCATGGTCGACCGGACCTCGCACATGTTCATCACCGGGCCGGACGTCATCAAGACGGTCACCGGCGAGGACGTCGGCTTCGAGGAGCTGGGCGGCGCCCGCACCCACAACTCCACCTCGGGTGTGGCCCACCACATGGCCGGCGACGAGAAGGACGCCATCGAGTACGTCAAGCAGCTGCTGTCGTACCTGCCGTCCAACAACCTCTCCGAGCCGCCGGCATACCCGGAGGAGGCGGACCTCACCGTCACCGACGAGGACCGGGAGCTTGACACGATCGTCCCGGACAGCGCGAACCAGCCGTACGACATGCACGCGGTGCTCGAGCACATCCTGGACGACGGGGAGTTCTTCGAGACGCAGGCACTGTTCGCGCCGAACATCGTCACCGGGTACGGGCGGGTGGAGGGCCGTCCGGTCGGCATCGTCGCCAACCAGCCGATGCAGTTCGCCGGGTGCCTGGACATCACCGCCTCCGAGAAGGCGGCCCGTTTCGTGCGCACCTGCGACGCCTTCAACGTGCCGGTCCTGACCTTCGTCGACGTGCCCGGCTTCCTGCCGGGGGTCGACCAGGAGCACGACGGCATCATCCGGCGCGGCGCCAAGCTGATCTTCGCGTACGCGGAGGCGACCGTCCCGCTGATCACCGTCATCACCCGCAAGGCCTTCGGCGGCGCCTACGACGTCATGGGCTCCAAGCACCTGGGCGCCGACATCAACCTGGCGTGGCCCACCGCGCAGATCGCGGTGATGGGCGCGCAGGGCGCCGTCAACATCCTGCACCGCCGCACCATCGCCGAATCGGAGTCCGCCGGGGAGGGAGAAGGAGCGGCCACCCGCGCCCGGCTGATGCAGGAGTACGAGGACGCGCTGCTCAACCCGTACGTGGCGGCCGAACGCGGCTACATCGACGCGGTGATCATGCCGTCGGACACCCGCCGGCACATCGTCCGCGGGCTGCGTCAACTGCGGACGAAGCGAGGCTCCCTGCCTCCGAAGAAGCACGGCAACATCCCTCTCTAG
- a CDS encoding Maf family protein, which translates to MTDQPRRRLVLASQSPARLGLLRQAGLTPEVIVSGVDEDAVTAPTPAELALALAEAKASVVAAKPEVLGALVIGCDSVLELDGQALGKPADAEEATARWKAMRGRAGVLQTGHCVYDTAGGGSRYASATASTVVRFGEPSDEEIAAYVASGEPLHVAGAFTLDGRSAPFIEGIDGDHGNVIGISLPLVRRLLARLDVGITELWAPRER; encoded by the coding sequence ATGACAGATCAGCCTCGCCGCCGGCTCGTGCTCGCCTCCCAGTCCCCCGCCCGGCTCGGGCTGCTCCGCCAGGCCGGACTCACCCCCGAGGTGATCGTCAGCGGAGTCGACGAGGACGCCGTCACCGCACCCACCCCGGCCGAACTGGCCCTCGCCCTCGCCGAGGCGAAGGCCTCCGTCGTCGCGGCGAAGCCGGAGGTCCTCGGTGCCCTGGTGATCGGCTGCGACTCGGTGCTCGAGCTGGACGGCCAGGCCCTCGGCAAGCCCGCGGACGCCGAGGAGGCCACCGCCCGCTGGAAGGCGATGCGAGGCCGCGCGGGGGTCCTGCAGACCGGCCACTGCGTCTACGACACCGCCGGGGGCGGCAGCCGGTACGCCTCCGCCACCGCGTCCACCGTCGTCCGCTTCGGAGAACCCTCGGACGAGGAGATCGCCGCCTACGTCGCCTCCGGCGAACCGCTCCATGTCGCGGGGGCCTTCACCCTGGACGGCCGCTCGGCCCCGTTCATCGAGGGCATCGACGGCGACCACGGGAACGTCATCGGCATCAGCCTGCCGCTGGTGCGGCGCCTGCTGGCCCGGCTGGACGTGGGCATCACCGAGCTGTGGGCGCCGCGGGAGAGGTGA
- a CDS encoding adenylate/guanylate cyclase domain-containing protein codes for MTVDDSGSGTEAQGRAEPPPPSASRERGDDSRPADNGEDPLALRLEQLILGAERRYTPFQAARSASVTVELATRFWRAMGFADVGQAKAFTEADVLALRRLAGLVEAGLLSEAMAVQVARSTGQTTARLAEWQIDSFLEGLTEPPELGMTRTEVTYPIIELLLPELEEFLVYVWRRQLAASAGRVLQAADDEEMVDRRLAVAFADLVGFTRLTRRMEEEELGELVEAFETTAADLVAARGGRLIKTLGDEVLYAADDAGTAAEIALRLIETMANDETMPELRVGMAFGTVTTRMGDVFGTTVNLASRLTSIAPRDAVLVDTAFAEELIRTGDAPASEAAAAEAEKEGEEPPTYRFGLQPMWQRPVRGLGVVEPWLLTRRDDPQRP; via the coding sequence GTGACCGTCGACGACTCGGGCTCCGGAACGGAAGCGCAGGGCCGCGCGGAGCCTCCGCCACCCTCGGCCTCGCGCGAGCGGGGGGACGACTCCCGCCCCGCCGACAACGGTGAGGACCCGCTCGCTCTGCGTCTCGAACAGCTCATTCTGGGCGCCGAGCGCCGTTACACCCCCTTTCAGGCGGCCCGCAGTGCCAGCGTCACGGTGGAGCTGGCCACACGGTTCTGGCGGGCCATGGGGTTCGCCGACGTCGGGCAGGCCAAGGCGTTCACGGAGGCCGACGTCCTGGCGCTGCGCCGGCTGGCCGGTCTGGTCGAGGCGGGGCTGCTGAGCGAGGCCATGGCCGTGCAGGTGGCGCGGTCCACGGGACAGACCACCGCGCGACTGGCCGAGTGGCAGATCGATTCCTTCCTGGAAGGACTGACCGAGCCGCCTGAGCTGGGCATGACACGCACCGAGGTCACGTACCCCATCATCGAGCTGCTCCTGCCCGAGCTGGAGGAGTTCCTCGTCTACGTCTGGCGACGGCAGCTCGCCGCCTCGGCCGGGCGGGTGCTCCAGGCCGCCGACGACGAGGAGATGGTGGACCGGCGGCTCGCCGTCGCGTTCGCCGACCTCGTCGGGTTCACACGGCTGACCCGGCGCATGGAGGAGGAGGAGCTCGGCGAACTCGTCGAGGCCTTCGAGACGACCGCCGCCGACCTGGTGGCCGCGCGCGGCGGGCGGCTCATCAAAACCCTCGGGGACGAGGTGCTCTACGCCGCCGACGACGCGGGAACGGCCGCGGAGATCGCCCTGCGTCTGATCGAGACCATGGCGAACGACGAGACGATGCCGGAGCTGCGGGTCGGCATGGCGTTCGGCACCGTCACCACCCGGATGGGCGATGTCTTCGGTACGACGGTGAACCTCGCCTCCCGGCTCACCTCGATAGCTCCTCGGGACGCCGTGCTCGTCGACACCGCCTTCGCCGAGGAACTGATCCGCACCGGTGACGCGCCCGCCTCCGAGGCGGCGGCGGCCGAGGCGGAGAAGGAGGGCGAGGAACCGCCGACGTACCGCTTCGGGCTGCAGCCGATGTGGCAGAGGCCGGTGCGTGGCCTGGGCGTGGTCGAGCCATGGCTGCTCACACGCCGGGACGATCCCCAGAGGCCTTGA
- a CDS encoding enoyl-CoA hydratase/isomerase family protein encodes MGEERFGEFVLVRRHEQERVAELVLDRPKAMNAVSTEMARSLAGACAALGKDPAVRVVVLTSSHDRAFCVGADLKERNSFSDADLVRQRPVARGAYTGVLELPVPTVAALHGFALGGGFELALACDVIVADGTAVVGLPEVSVGVIPGGGGTQLLPRRVGAARAAELIFTARRVEAAEARELGLVDTLVEAGRDREEALALAAGIAANSPVGLRAAKRALRLGQGLDLPAGLEVEDAAWRSVAFSGDRAEGVAAFNEKRTPDWPGE; translated from the coding sequence ATGGGTGAGGAACGGTTCGGGGAGTTCGTGCTGGTGCGGCGGCATGAGCAGGAGCGTGTCGCGGAGCTCGTCCTCGACCGGCCCAAGGCCATGAACGCCGTCTCGACCGAGATGGCCCGGTCCCTCGCCGGGGCCTGCGCGGCGCTGGGGAAGGATCCGGCCGTACGGGTGGTGGTGCTGACCTCGTCGCACGATCGGGCCTTCTGCGTCGGGGCCGATCTGAAGGAGCGCAATTCCTTCAGTGACGCCGACCTGGTGCGTCAGCGGCCGGTGGCGCGCGGCGCGTACACCGGTGTGCTGGAGCTGCCGGTGCCGACGGTGGCGGCGCTGCACGGGTTCGCGCTGGGCGGCGGATTCGAACTGGCCCTGGCCTGCGATGTGATCGTCGCCGACGGCACGGCCGTGGTGGGGCTGCCCGAGGTGTCCGTCGGGGTGATTCCGGGCGGTGGCGGTACGCAGTTGCTGCCCCGGCGCGTGGGCGCCGCGCGGGCCGCCGAGTTGATCTTCACGGCGCGCCGGGTGGAGGCCGCCGAGGCGCGGGAGCTGGGGCTCGTCGACACACTCGTGGAGGCGGGCCGGGACCGGGAGGAGGCGCTGGCCCTGGCCGCCGGGATCGCCGCCAACTCGCCGGTGGGGCTGCGTGCGGCCAAGCGGGCGCTGCGGCTCGGGCAGGGGCTGGATCTGCCGGCCGGGCTCGAGGTGGAGGACGCCGCCTGGCGGTCGGTGGCGTTCTCGGGCGACCGTGCGGAGGGCGTCGCCGCCTTCAACGAGAAGCGCACACCGGACTGGCCGGGGGAGTAG